A single Vespula vulgaris chromosome 3, iyVesVulg1.1, whole genome shotgun sequence DNA region contains:
- the LOC127062390 gene encoding RING finger protein 121 isoform X2, translating into MDLHTMPNKSEDEMTAAEKWRVEHIKMHKEHEGHESMHAEMLIILIVTLILGQIFLIEWKKRHFKSYQLITLIIMWLIPFGMSLYNQWWRFIFLWLVTSCITGLVVRKAIQKPIQGTTPRLVYKWFYFIYKLSYVLGIIGYMIILATFFGFNLVFEVKPQIWMDYGVLFLFYGLYFGVLGRDVAEICADKMASHVGYYAPGSMPTRTLEPGVCAVCGNKLLVLEHEEGVIENTFKLSCEHVFHEFCIRGWCIVGKKQTCPYCKEKVDLKKMFHNPWERPHVLYGQLLDWIRWLVAWQPLILFLVQGINWSLGLE; encoded by the exons atggATCTACATACGATGCCAaataaa aGTGAAGACGAGATGACCGCTGCAGAAAAATGGAG GGTAGAACATATAAAAATGCACAAAGAACATGAAGGCCATGAATCGATGCATGCCGAAAtgctaataattttaatagtaaCATTAATATTAGGACAGATCTTTTTAatcgaatggaaaaagagaCATTTTAAATCATATCAG TTAATAACATTGATAATTATGTGGCTAATTCCATTTGGTATGAGTCTATATAATCAATGGTggagatttatttttctatggtTAGTTACGTCATGTATAACGGGACTTGTAGTAAGAAAAGCTATTCAGAAACCAATACAAGGTACAACTCCCAG atTAGTGTACAAGTggttttactttatttacaaGCTTAGTTATGTTTTGGGTATAATTggatatatgataatattagcAACGTTTTTTGGTTTCAATCTTGTATTTGAGGTGAAGCCTCAAATTTGGATGGATTACGgtgtactttttttattttatggcCTCTATTTTGGAGTTCTTGGAAGGGATGTTGCTGAAATATGTGCTGACAAAATGGCTTCACACGTAGGA TATTATGCTCCAGGCAGTATGCCAACAAGAACTTTAGAGCCAGGAGTATGTGCTGTATGTGGAAACAAGTTGTTAGTCTTAGAACACGAAGAAGGTGTTAtcgaaaatacatttaaacTTAGCTGCGAACATGTCTTTCATGAATTTTGCATTAGAGGTTGGTGCATCGTAGGGAAAAAACAGACATGTCCTTATTGTAAAGAAAAGGTCGATCTCAAGAAGATGTTTCACAATCC atGGGAACGGCCACATGTATTATATGGTCAATTATTGGATTGGATAAGGTGGTTAGTTGCATGGCAACCACTAATTCTGTTCCTAGTGCAAGGTATCAATTGGTCTCTGGGCCTTGAGTAA
- the LOC127062390 gene encoding RING finger protein 121 isoform X4 — protein sequence MWLIPFGMSLYNQWWRFIFLWLVTSCITGLVVRKAIQKPIQGTTPRLVYKWFYFIYKLSYVLGIIGYMIILATFFGFNLVFEVKPQIWMDYGVLFLFYGLYFGVLGRDVAEICADKMASHVGYYAPGSMPTRTLEPGVCAVCGNKLLVLEHEEGVIENTFKLSCEHVFHEFCIRGWCIVGKKQTCPYCKEKVDLKKMFHNPWERPHVLYGQLLDWIRWLVAWQPLILFLVQGINWSLGLEVTETVKIDHGSTDATIIADFH from the exons ATGTGGCTAATTCCATTTGGTATGAGTCTATATAATCAATGGTggagatttatttttctatggtTAGTTACGTCATGTATAACGGGACTTGTAGTAAGAAAAGCTATTCAGAAACCAATACAAGGTACAACTCCCAG atTAGTGTACAAGTggttttactttatttacaaGCTTAGTTATGTTTTGGGTATAATTggatatatgataatattagcAACGTTTTTTGGTTTCAATCTTGTATTTGAGGTGAAGCCTCAAATTTGGATGGATTACGgtgtactttttttattttatggcCTCTATTTTGGAGTTCTTGGAAGGGATGTTGCTGAAATATGTGCTGACAAAATGGCTTCACACGTAGGA TATTATGCTCCAGGCAGTATGCCAACAAGAACTTTAGAGCCAGGAGTATGTGCTGTATGTGGAAACAAGTTGTTAGTCTTAGAACACGAAGAAGGTGTTAtcgaaaatacatttaaacTTAGCTGCGAACATGTCTTTCATGAATTTTGCATTAGAGGTTGGTGCATCGTAGGGAAAAAACAGACATGTCCTTATTGTAAAGAAAAGGTCGATCTCAAGAAGATGTTTCACAATCC atGGGAACGGCCACATGTATTATATGGTCAATTATTGGATTGGATAAGGTGGTTAGTTGCATGGCAACCACTAATTCTGTTCCTAGTGCAAGGTATCAATTGGTCTCTGGGCCTTGA AGTAACGGAAACGGTCAAGATTGATCATGGCAGCACAGACGCTACGATAATAGCAGATTTTCACTGA
- the LOC127062390 gene encoding RING finger protein 121 isoform X3 translates to MDLHTMPNKSEDEMTAAEKWRVEHIKMHKEHEGHESMHAEMLIILIVTLILGQIFLIEWKKRHFKSYQLITLIIMWLIPFGMSLYNQWWRFIFLWLVTSCITGLVVRKAIQKPIQGTTPRLVYKWFYFIYKLSYVLGIIGYMIILATFFGFNLVFEVKPQIWMDYGVLFLFYGLYFGVLGRDVAEICADKMASHVGYYAPGSMPTRTLEPGVCAVCGNKLLVLEHEEGVIENTFKLSCEHVFHEFCIRDKEHSFYKMVYACMYTLYQP, encoded by the exons atggATCTACATACGATGCCAaataaa aGTGAAGACGAGATGACCGCTGCAGAAAAATGGAG GGTAGAACATATAAAAATGCACAAAGAACATGAAGGCCATGAATCGATGCATGCCGAAAtgctaataattttaatagtaaCATTAATATTAGGACAGATCTTTTTAatcgaatggaaaaagagaCATTTTAAATCATATCAG TTAATAACATTGATAATTATGTGGCTAATTCCATTTGGTATGAGTCTATATAATCAATGGTggagatttatttttctatggtTAGTTACGTCATGTATAACGGGACTTGTAGTAAGAAAAGCTATTCAGAAACCAATACAAGGTACAACTCCCAG atTAGTGTACAAGTggttttactttatttacaaGCTTAGTTATGTTTTGGGTATAATTggatatatgataatattagcAACGTTTTTTGGTTTCAATCTTGTATTTGAGGTGAAGCCTCAAATTTGGATGGATTACGgtgtactttttttattttatggcCTCTATTTTGGAGTTCTTGGAAGGGATGTTGCTGAAATATGTGCTGACAAAATGGCTTCACACGTAGGA TATTATGCTCCAGGCAGTATGCCAACAAGAACTTTAGAGCCAGGAGTATGTGCTGTATGTGGAAACAAGTTGTTAGTCTTAGAACACGAAGAAGGTGTTAtcgaaaatacatttaaacTTAGCTGCGAACATGTCTTTCATGAATTTTGCATTAGAG ATAAAGAAcattctttttacaaaatggtatacgcatgtatgtatacgctATATCAGCcttaa
- the LOC127062390 gene encoding RING finger protein 121 isoform X1, whose product MDLHTMPNKSEDEMTAAEKWRVEHIKMHKEHEGHESMHAEMLIILIVTLILGQIFLIEWKKRHFKSYQLITLIIMWLIPFGMSLYNQWWRFIFLWLVTSCITGLVVRKAIQKPIQGTTPRLVYKWFYFIYKLSYVLGIIGYMIILATFFGFNLVFEVKPQIWMDYGVLFLFYGLYFGVLGRDVAEICADKMASHVGYYAPGSMPTRTLEPGVCAVCGNKLLVLEHEEGVIENTFKLSCEHVFHEFCIRGWCIVGKKQTCPYCKEKVDLKKMFHNPWERPHVLYGQLLDWIRWLVAWQPLILFLVQGINWSLGLEVTETVKIDHGSTDATIIADFH is encoded by the exons atggATCTACATACGATGCCAaataaa aGTGAAGACGAGATGACCGCTGCAGAAAAATGGAG GGTAGAACATATAAAAATGCACAAAGAACATGAAGGCCATGAATCGATGCATGCCGAAAtgctaataattttaatagtaaCATTAATATTAGGACAGATCTTTTTAatcgaatggaaaaagagaCATTTTAAATCATATCAG TTAATAACATTGATAATTATGTGGCTAATTCCATTTGGTATGAGTCTATATAATCAATGGTggagatttatttttctatggtTAGTTACGTCATGTATAACGGGACTTGTAGTAAGAAAAGCTATTCAGAAACCAATACAAGGTACAACTCCCAG atTAGTGTACAAGTggttttactttatttacaaGCTTAGTTATGTTTTGGGTATAATTggatatatgataatattagcAACGTTTTTTGGTTTCAATCTTGTATTTGAGGTGAAGCCTCAAATTTGGATGGATTACGgtgtactttttttattttatggcCTCTATTTTGGAGTTCTTGGAAGGGATGTTGCTGAAATATGTGCTGACAAAATGGCTTCACACGTAGGA TATTATGCTCCAGGCAGTATGCCAACAAGAACTTTAGAGCCAGGAGTATGTGCTGTATGTGGAAACAAGTTGTTAGTCTTAGAACACGAAGAAGGTGTTAtcgaaaatacatttaaacTTAGCTGCGAACATGTCTTTCATGAATTTTGCATTAGAGGTTGGTGCATCGTAGGGAAAAAACAGACATGTCCTTATTGTAAAGAAAAGGTCGATCTCAAGAAGATGTTTCACAATCC atGGGAACGGCCACATGTATTATATGGTCAATTATTGGATTGGATAAGGTGGTTAGTTGCATGGCAACCACTAATTCTGTTCCTAGTGCAAGGTATCAATTGGTCTCTGGGCCTTGA AGTAACGGAAACGGTCAAGATTGATCATGGCAGCACAGACGCTACGATAATAGCAGATTTTCACTGA